A part of Helicobacter himalayensis genomic DNA contains:
- a CDS encoding class 1 fructose-bisphosphatase yields MESIFATLKSCALEIDTLLKNPSTDYLSSQNSSGDTQLKVDVEADKLIEKALLSLVCVKGVCSEEKNQAVLKEKDSANSANYIIAYDPLDGSSLIDSNLSVGSIFGIYEDSLIAQNLVAAAYVLYGPRLEIILAQKEVEHFRYCGNAWEKIGNLHLGKKGKINAPGGTQANWESKHKQMVDSLFSQGYRLRYSGGMVPDLHQILIKGGGLFSYPATSDAKEGKLRKLFEVFPFAFIYERAGGIASDGKVRLLELECAHIHDTTPCFFGSSEEMALVAKTYRN; encoded by the coding sequence ATTGAAAGCATTTTTGCAACGCTCAAATCCTGCGCGCTTGAAATTGATACACTGCTAAAAAATCCAAGCACAGATTATCTTTCCTCGCAAAATTCAAGCGGTGATACGCAGCTAAAGGTCGATGTAGAGGCTGATAAGCTCATCGAAAAAGCACTTTTATCGCTTGTATGTGTCAAAGGCGTATGCAGTGAGGAAAAAAATCAAGCAGTTTTAAAAGAGAAAGATTCTGCAAACTCTGCAAATTATATCATCGCCTACGATCCGCTTGATGGCTCTTCACTCATTGATAGTAATCTAAGTGTAGGGAGCATTTTTGGAATCTATGAAGATTCTCTAATCGCTCAAAATCTCGTGGCGGCAGCATATGTGCTTTATGGTCCGAGATTAGAGATTATTTTAGCGCAAAAGGAAGTTGAGCATTTTCGCTATTGTGGCAACGCGTGGGAAAAAATTGGGAATCTACACTTAGGCAAAAAAGGCAAAATCAACGCACCCGGTGGCACGCAGGCAAATTGGGAATCTAAACATAAGCAAATGGTGGATTCTCTTTTTTCGCAAGGCTATCGTTTGCGCTATTCAGGCGGTATGGTGCCGGATTTGCACCAGATTCTTATTAAAGGTGGGGGGCTTTTTAGCTATCCAGCGACAAGCGACGCAAAAGAGGGTAAATTAAGAAAACTTTTTGAGGTTTTTCCTTTTGCATTTATCTATGAGCGCGCGGGTGGAATAGCGAGTGATGGAAAAGTCCGCCTCTTAGAGCTAGAATGCGCACATATCCACGATACGACACCTTGCTTTTTTGGCAGTAGCGAAGAAATGGCACTAGTGGCAAAAACCTACCGAAACTAG